The genomic DNA TCAGCATCGGGGCTTAATACATTTTAGCCCAACTAAGTAATTTTGTGATTGTCCGAGCCAGGTTTTTCATATATAATCTGTATCTGTTAGATATGGAATTAGGTTATTGTGCCCGACAAAAGAGGGGATTGTTTTGTCGGAAGGCCGCGAAAATTTTGTAACGTAATTGTAAACAAAAAGTCACGTCTTTTGTTTACATAACGGTAACTAAATTTTCGCGGGTTTAGCTCAGTTGTTTAGAGCGCTTCCTTGCCAAGGAAGAGGTCGAGAGTTAGAGTCTCTTAACCCGCACCAAGTTAAGGCCCCACCAAGCGTGGGGTTTTTACTTGGTTTGAATTAAGTTACTCTCAGATTCTCGACCTAGAGGTCGAGAGTGAGAAAGTCCAGTGGACTTTTGCAAGGAAACTTACTGATGAAAACTTGTTTTCAATCACGTAATTTCGGGCCCGCGGAACGTGGGAGAGTCTCTTAACCCGCACCAAATATCTGAATTATGAGCCGAAAGGCTCTTTTTCTTTGCCTCAACGATGGTTTTAGAGGGACCGTTTAGCACATAGGACAGCTTTTTATCCTTTAACTCAATGTTTGAAATCTCGTTATTTTGCAAAAATAGTATTTTAGTTATAAAATAAGATTTATGTCCATTTATGATTGGGAGAGGGAATCCTTTACTCCTCCTTATGATCAATATTTAGAGGTTAATGAACTTCAAGCCCCGATTCAAGCAGAGCGTCGCTTGTTAGGAGGTTTCCTTAGAGGGTCAATATTGCCGCTATCTGTTGTTGCGGCTTGCGCTGTTTCTTTTACTGCCGGTAAAAGCTGGGCAGAACCGGATACAAGCAGACGAGATGCGGCAGGGATCACTTCCGAACTAAAAGATCAGGCAAGATCGGTCGTAGAACTAGAAGGCTCTATTTCTTTCCTTGCACATAAACTTACTGGAGAGGATGTCGCTGTACGTTGCGAGAACATAGGCAGGAGTAGCCAATTCGCTGGATACAAGGTCAGTGGTATGTACACAAGAACTGTTGCAGGCAAAAGTCCCAAGATTACACTGACACCAGAAATTTGCCTCGGCATTATCTATAACACATCTATGCCGTACTCTGCGGACGATCCGACTAAGTGGGGGGATACGAATGCTATTCTATCCGTACGAGTTATTGCCCACGAAATTGCTCACGTTAGCGGGATCTCAGATGAGGGTGAAGCAAATTGCCGCGGTGCTGAGTATTTTCACGCTGTTGCACATGGGCTAGGTATCCGTGCGGCGATCGAGGTTGCCGATCCAAAGGAGCTGTATGCAAAAAGTGCTGCCCCTGCCATATATCATTCTGCTGGTTGCTAAACAAAACTATTAATGGGTTATAATAAGCTGTAATGGCGCCTTGGCCGAGAAGTTAGGCAGAGGTCTGCAAAACCTCGTAGGCGGGAGCGTTACCCGCAGGTGCCTCCAAAGCTCTTTAAAAAATAATAAATTTGACAATTCGGGCGAGTGGTGGAATGGTTTACACAGAGGACTTAAAATCCTTGCCGCTAAAACGGTTGTGGGTTCGAATCCCACCTCGCCCACCATTTCAGAGAAAAAATCCAAATCTGCGCCCAGACTTTTGCATTTTTGGATTTTTACCCCCGCCGAATTTCTTTTTTGGATTTGGAAAAAGTCCGGTCGGGCAGTTTGCTGCCGCATTGCGGCAAATGTGCGGGAGTAGTGTGCGACGTATCACTGATTAATATGATATTATTTGACCATGAAACTTGCCTCTACCAATCCAGCGGATAGTTACAAAATTATTGGTTATGTCGATGTATCTACACCAGAGGAAATAAAACAAAAGGTAGCCAGTGCTCAGAAAGTGAAGACCATATGGAAGGAGCTAGGCGTTACTGCTCGTATCGAACTTCTGCGCCCAATCCAAGCTGAATTTCGAGATCGTGCAACTGAGATCGCCGAGCTTATTAGCCTTGAAACAGGTAAGCCTATTGTCGAAGCACTGAGTGAAGCAGAACGCTATACTAATATTGAACTTGGCTGGTTCCTAGAAAACGGTTTGAAGGCTCTTGCTGGCGAAACTGTTTTCGAAGACGATGAGTCACGCCACTATATTGTCTACGAACCGCATGGCGTTGTCGCAGCAATCGCACCGTGGAACTTTCCTTTTGGCATGGCGATATGGGGCATTTTCCCTAATTTGATTGCCGGAAATACAGTTGTCTTTAAAATATCGGAAGAATGCCCATTAGTTGGTAAACTCATTGAACAGATTATCACCAGTCACAACTTGCCTGAAGGTGTGTTCGGCGAAGTGTACGGCGACGGCAAAGTCGGAAAGTTGCTTACAGAACAGGACATCGACCTTATATGGTTCACTGGTAGCACAGCCACAGGTAAGGCGCTGTACAAAACCGCAGCTAACAAATTCATAAAAGCTGTTCTTGAAATGGGTGGCTCGAGCCCTTGTGTTGTTTTTGATGATGTGGATATAGCTGAAGCAGCACCTATTATTTTTAGTGGGCGTTTCCAGCATAATGGCCAAGTGTGTAGCGCACTAAAACGCCTCATAGTGCACGAAGATATTGCTGATAAATTGTTATCCGAGCTAAAAATGCTTCTTGACCAACAGAAAATAGGTGATCCACTTAATCAAAGCTTTAATCGTGGTAGTTTAGTTGCTGAGCGGCAGGTGACACTCTTGCAAGAGCAATATAACGACGCACTTGTTAAAGGTGCCAAAATCGCTGCTCAAACTAAAGTACCCAAAGACCTCAAAGGCGCGTTTTTCCCGCCCACACTCCTTACTAACGTCACAAGAGATATGCGCGTCTGGAAAGAAGAAGTCTTTGGGCCAATATTTCCAATTGTTACTTTTGCAACAGAGGCAGAAAGCGTGGAATTAGCTAACGATACACTTTATGGTTTGACTGCACGCGTTATGTCAAAAGACATTGATCGGGCCAGGAGAGTTGCAGCAAAAATTGATGCTGGTACAGTAAGCCTAAACCTTGAATCACGGTTCCTACCAGCTGATCCATTCGGGGGTTATAAAAATTCTGGTATGGGACGCGAACGCGGTATTCATGGGTTACGAGAATTATGCCAAATTAAAGTTATGCAGGAAAACAAAAGTATGCAAGCCGGCGAAGGTTAAACGCGCACTACTTCCTCGCATTTGCCGCAAAGCGGCAGCGAACCGACCGCCCAGACTTTTTCCAAATCCAAAAAAATTCGGCGGGGGAAAGTTCAAAAAATATGCAATAGTCGGGGCGGTCGGGGCGTAGTGGGCGCAAGCCTGCACCCACTTGCGTTACTCACCATTTTTCCTCAAAATAGGTTCTAGCGGAGTTGTAGAACTTCACCAAATATGAAGCCAGCATAAGCTGGTTTTTTTGTTGATTAGAGTAAACTTGAGAGGAAAAATAAATATTTTGTTATACTAAAAACAGATGAAAAAAGCATACTACGTTACAACTTCTATACCATATGTGAATGGCGACCCTCACATTGGTTTTGGCATGGAGATTATCCAAGCTGATGTACTGGCACGCTATGCCAGGCAGCAGGGTAATGAGGTGCTATTCTCCACCGGAACAGATGAACACGGCACAAAAGTAGCCGAAAAGGCGATCGAGGAAAACAAAGACGTTGTTGAATTTGTACAAGAAAAGTCTGACAGTTTTAGAGAGCTATGCAAAGCGCTGAACATCAGCAATGATCGCTTTATTCGTACCACTGACAAAGGTCATGAGCAGCGCTCGCAGATTATCTGGCAGAATCTAAAAAAAGGCGACATTTACAAAGGTAAGTACGTAGGTTGGTATGATGTTCGACAGGAGGAATTTGTCACCGAGAGCCAGGCCGATCCAGAACGTATGAAGCCCGATCATCCTCAAGCCTACCGCAAACTCGAAGAAGAAAACTACTTCTTTAAGCTCAGTGCCTACACCGAAGAAGTTAAGCAAGCCATTAAAAGTGGTAAGTTTGAGATTATCCCTCAAAAACGCCGTAATGAGATTTTGGCAGTGCTAGAGAAAGGCTTAGAAGACATTAGTGTGTCTAGGCCAAAAGACAAGATAAGTTGGGGTGTGCCTGTGCCGGGTGATGACACCCAAGTAATGTACGTTTGGTTTGAGGCGCTGATGAACTACATCACGGTACTTGGTTACCCGGAATTCGATGATTTTAAGAGGTTCTGGCCAGCCAACGTGCAAGTAATCGGCAAAGATATTATTCGTTTTCATGCGGCGATTTGGCCTGCAATGCTACTGAGTCTTGGACTTAGTTTACCTAAAAAGCTTTATGTTCACGGATTCATAAATGTTGACGGCCAAAAAATGAGCAAAAGTATAGGCAATGTTATTGCACCAAAAGAGATCCTTGGTAAGTACGGCGTAGATACATACCGCTACTTTTTCCTAC from Candidatus Saccharibacteria bacterium includes the following:
- a CDS encoding methionine--tRNA ligase, which codes for MKKAYYVTTSIPYVNGDPHIGFGMEIIQADVLARYARQQGNEVLFSTGTDEHGTKVAEKAIEENKDVVEFVQEKSDSFRELCKALNISNDRFIRTTDKGHEQRSQIIWQNLKKGDIYKGKYVGWYDVRQEEFVTESQADPERMKPDHPQAYRKLEEENYFFKLSAYTEEVKQAIKSGKFEIIPQKRRNEILAVLEKGLEDISVSRPKDKISWGVPVPGDDTQVMYVWFEALMNYITVLGYPEFDDFKRFWPANVQVIGKDIIRFHAAIWPAMLLSLGLSLPKKLYVHGFINVDGQKMSKSIGNVIAPKEILGKYGVDTYRYFFLRHTSSSDDGDFTWDKLAKAYNGELANELGNAVSRVASMITRYQAGVIGDVPESKHDRREYDAAMEKCQFDIALSEVWEQVRGLNQFIDETKPWVIAKEQDPEHLQDVLAQAVSDLLQVAELLVPFMPDTASKIEHIFVKGVVRMPKENLFPRLEIG
- a CDS encoding aldehyde dehydrogenase → MKLASTNPADSYKIIGYVDVSTPEEIKQKVASAQKVKTIWKELGVTARIELLRPIQAEFRDRATEIAELISLETGKPIVEALSEAERYTNIELGWFLENGLKALAGETVFEDDESRHYIVYEPHGVVAAIAPWNFPFGMAIWGIFPNLIAGNTVVFKISEECPLVGKLIEQIITSHNLPEGVFGEVYGDGKVGKLLTEQDIDLIWFTGSTATGKALYKTAANKFIKAVLEMGGSSPCVVFDDVDIAEAAPIIFSGRFQHNGQVCSALKRLIVHEDIADKLLSELKMLLDQQKIGDPLNQSFNRGSLVAERQVTLLQEQYNDALVKGAKIAAQTKVPKDLKGAFFPPTLLTNVTRDMRVWKEEVFGPIFPIVTFATEAESVELANDTLYGLTARVMSKDIDRARRVAAKIDAGTVSLNLESRFLPADPFGGYKNSGMGRERGIHGLRELCQIKVMQENKSMQAGEG